In a single window of the Flavobacterium sp. W4I14 genome:
- a CDS encoding glucosamine-6-phosphate deaminase (product_source=KO:K02564; cath_funfam=3.40.50.1360; cog=COG0363; ko=KO:K02564; pfam=PF01182; superfamily=100950): MLKDLKLPEVRVYDSRKSMGEAAANRLSIAIDTVLRKKSTVNIIFAAAPSQNEFLKALYYENIQWQSVNAFHMDEYVNLEDTAPQRFGNFLKERIFDHFDFRSVHYLNGNVDDLEKECDRYAKLLEDYPTDIVCMGIGENGHLAFNDPPVADFNDTRKVKVVDLDLACRQQQVNDGCFTSLDMVPTKALTLTIPVLISAEVISCVVPGSTKAQAVLNTLTQPIDTAFPSTILREHKGTVVFLDPDSAKYIL; encoded by the coding sequence GTGCTAAAAGATTTAAAATTACCTGAAGTTAGGGTTTACGATTCTAGAAAATCGATGGGAGAGGCTGCTGCAAATCGTCTTTCCATTGCCATAGATACTGTATTAAGGAAAAAAAGTACGGTTAATATTATTTTTGCCGCGGCGCCGTCGCAAAACGAATTTTTAAAGGCACTTTACTACGAAAATATACAGTGGCAAAGTGTAAATGCATTTCATATGGATGAATATGTTAATCTGGAAGATACAGCACCTCAACGTTTTGGTAACTTTTTAAAGGAACGGATTTTCGACCATTTCGATTTCAGATCTGTTCATTATCTTAACGGAAATGTTGATGACCTGGAAAAAGAATGCGATCGGTATGCGAAACTCCTTGAAGATTATCCAACGGATATCGTTTGCATGGGAATAGGAGAAAATGGGCATTTGGCCTTTAACGATCCGCCCGTTGCCGACTTTAACGATACCAGGAAAGTAAAGGTGGTCGACCTTGATCTTGCCTGCCGGCAGCAACAGGTTAATGATGGTTGTTTTACCAGTTTGGATATGGTGCCTACCAAAGCTTTAACGCTAACAATTCCGGTATTAATAAGTGCCGAAGTAATTAGTTGTGTAGTTCCGGGCAGCACAAAGGCACAGGCTGTTCTTAATACGCTTACGCAGCCAATTGATACTGCTTTCCCCTCTACAATACTACGCGAACATAAAGGAACAGTTGTTTTTCTAGATCCCGATAGTGCAAAATACATCCTTTAA
- a CDS encoding hypothetical protein (product_source=Hypo-rule applied; transmembrane_helix_parts=Outside_1_14,TMhelix_15_34,Inside_35_63), translating into MKDSLGEINQVNTFVVLWFLLPGNGSLFVKPVPFTERLRFRTFNGLGRSGNVRDNKRFKNEFN; encoded by the coding sequence ATGAAGGATAGTTTAGGTGAGATAAATCAGGTTAATACATTTGTTGTTTTGTGGTTTCTGCTCCCTGGCAACGGTAGTTTATTTGTAAAGCCTGTACCTTTTACAGAACGGCTCCGTTTTCGGACATTTAATGGTTTAGGCAGGAGCGGAAACGTTAGAGATAATAAAAGGTTCAAAAATGAATTTAATTAA
- a CDS encoding N-acetylglucosamine-6-phosphate deacetylase (product_source=KO:K01443; cath_funfam=2.30.40.10,3.20.20.140; cog=COG1820; ko=KO:K01443; pfam=PF01979; superfamily=51338,51556; tigrfam=TIGR00221), which translates to MNLIKIQNGRIISPLRVIDGGCVIIRNGKIESVNHSDINVPGAVVIDAKGKYISPGFIDLHVHGGGGHDFMDNEIDGCLAIAALHAKHGTTSLMPTTLSCEYQDLIDTLDVYEKADKVNLNGAQFIGIHIEGPYFSMEQKGAQDARYIRVPNVEEYTGIIARSNNIKRWSAAPELKGAIAFGQYLKKRNILPSIAHTNAIYEEVVPAFENGFTHATHFYSCMSGVSRQNAYRYAGVIESAYLIDEMTVEIIADGVHLPPPLLKLVLKIKGADKIALITDAMRAAGMPPGLSKLGSKKDGLEVIVENGVAKLTDRSAFAGSVATMDSLVRNMVSLADATIVDAVKMASLTPATIMGLQNAKGSLTAGKDADIVIFDDDINVLLTMVKGKNIYTDELFCK; encoded by the coding sequence ATGAATTTAATTAAAATACAAAACGGAAGGATAATCTCTCCACTGAGGGTGATCGATGGGGGCTGTGTGATTATCAGAAATGGTAAGATTGAAAGTGTTAACCACAGCGATATCAATGTTCCCGGAGCAGTTGTAATCGATGCCAAAGGAAAATATATTTCGCCGGGTTTTATCGATTTACATGTACATGGTGGTGGTGGTCATGATTTTATGGACAATGAAATTGATGGGTGCCTGGCTATTGCTGCGCTGCACGCGAAACACGGAACCACCTCACTAATGCCAACTACTTTAAGCTGCGAATATCAAGACCTGATCGATACTTTGGATGTGTATGAAAAAGCAGATAAAGTAAACCTCAATGGAGCACAATTTATTGGAATTCATATTGAGGGCCCTTATTTTTCTATGGAACAAAAAGGTGCTCAGGATGCAAGATATATAAGGGTACCAAATGTTGAGGAGTATACAGGTATTATCGCCCGTTCCAATAATATAAAAAGGTGGAGTGCTGCTCCTGAACTTAAAGGCGCCATTGCGTTCGGGCAATACCTCAAAAAGAGGAATATATTGCCATCTATAGCACATACCAATGCCATTTATGAAGAAGTGGTGCCTGCATTCGAAAATGGTTTTACACATGCCACACATTTTTATTCGTGCATGTCGGGGGTTTCCAGGCAAAATGCTTACCGTTACGCTGGTGTGATTGAAAGTGCTTATTTAATTGATGAGATGACGGTGGAAATTATTGCCGATGGTGTTCATCTTCCGCCCCCGTTGCTCAAACTTGTGCTTAAGATTAAAGGTGCAGATAAAATAGCGCTTATAACCGACGCCATGCGGGCAGCAGGAATGCCGCCAGGTTTAAGTAAACTTGGCAGTAAAAAGGATGGCCTTGAAGTTATCGTTGAAAATGGTGTAGCTAAATTAACCGATAGAAGTGCATTTGCCGGAAGCGTGGCAACAATGGATAGTTTGGTGAGAAACATGGTTTCCTTAGCCGATGCAACAATTGTTGATGCCGTGAAAATGGCCTCTTTAACCCCGGCCACTATTATGGGTTTACAAAATGCTAAAGGATCTTTAACTGCCGGAAAAGATGCTGATATCGTAATTTTTGATGATGATATCAATGTTCTGCTCACCATGGTTAAGGGCAAAAATATTTATACCGACGAGCTGTTTTGTAAATAG